A single window of Colletotrichum higginsianum IMI 349063 chromosome 8, whole genome shotgun sequence DNA harbors:
- a CDS encoding D-lactonohydrolase has product MALAVVTASLILSGVQAQSLALAERSLPEKAQIIDQKSFNVLEVVPPPYEFNATSKFVWPGVTEESLKEKPFHIYDPEFYDIIGSDPSLTLIATSDTDPIFHEAVVWYPPTEEVFFVQNAGPIAAGTGLNKSSIVQKISLADVEALRAGSLDTPEVEVVTVPSNPQVINPNGGTNYQGQIIFAGEGQGDRVPSALYLMNPLEPYNTTLLVNNYFGRQFNSLNDVAVNRRNGDIYFTDTQYGYWQYFRPEPGLRNQVYRLNPKTGALTVVSDDFVSPNGITFSPDGTYAYVTDTGISRGRMGQNFTEPATVYRYDVNEDGTWDNRKTFAHTHARLPDGVHTDSKGNVYAGCNDGVHVWNPSGKLIGKIYTGTVAANFQFAGDGRMVITGQTKLFYATLAASGVALT; this is encoded by the exons ATGGCCTTGGCAGTAGTTACCGCGAGTCTGATTCTTTCGGGGGTCCAGGCACAATCTTTGGCTTTGGCTGAGAGGTCTCTGCCCGAAAAGGCTCAGATCATTGACCAGAAGAGCTTCAATGTCCTGGAGGTCGTGCCGCCCCCATACGAGTTCAATGCCACGTCG AAGTTCGTCTGGCCTGGGGTCACTGAGGAGTCTCTTAAAGAGAAGCCTTTCCACATCTACGATCCCGAGTTCTACGACATCATCGGCAGCGACCCGTCATTGACCCTGATTGCGACCTCGGATACGGATCCCATTTTCCACGAGGCTGTAGTTTG GTACCCTCCGACGGAGGAGGTCTTCTTTGTCCAGAACGCAGGACCCATCGCGGCGGGAACGGGCCTGAACAAGTCATCCATTGTTCAGAAGATCTCGCTGGCCGATGTCGAGGCTCTTCGCGCCGGGTCTCTGGATACtcccgaggtcgaggttgtcACCGTTCCGTCGAACCCCCAAGTCATCAACCCCAATG GTGGAACGAACTACCAAGGCCAGATCATTTTTGCTGGCGAGGGCCAGGGCGACCGTGTTCCCTCGGCCCTCTACCTGATGAACCCGCTGGAACCGTACAATACAACCC TCCTTGTCAACAACTACTTCGGCCGACAGTTCAACTCGCTCAATGACGTCGCTGTGAACCGTCGCAATGGAGACATCTACTTCACCGACACGCAGTACGGATACTGGCAGTACTTCCGCCCTGAACCGGGTCTGCGGAACCAGGTCTACCGCCTGAACCCCAAGACCGGCGCGTTGACTGTGGTCTCTGACGACTTCGTTTCCCCCAACG GAATTACGTTCTCGCCTGACGGAACCTACGCGTATGTCACCGACACGGGAATCAGCCGCGGGCGTATGGGCCAGAACTTCACTGAGCCAGCCACTGT CTACCGTTACGACGTCAATGAGGATGGCACTTGGGACAACCGCAAGACGTTCGCCCACACCCATGCGCGTCTGCCAGACG GTGTTCACACCGACTCCAAAGGCAACGTCTACGCCGGCTGCAACGACGGTGTTCATGTCTGGAACCCTTCGGGCAAGCTTATTGGCAAGATTTATACCGGaaccgtcgccgccaacttcCAGTTCGCCGGTGATGGACGTATGGTCATTACGGGCCAGACCAAGCTGTTTTATGCTACCCTCGCAGCTTCTGGGGTTGCCTTGACATGA
- a CDS encoding Pectate lyase yields MLSVFKFLVAAAPAVLAADIFVSTDGSSSGSGSISSPYSSIQDAVDAASPGDTIRIRGGTYKPSENISFRKSGTSSSPYTVRAHDGEEVILDGDNLFGTPVEEYEGSLPSSKRGIFHIRGADYWRFYNLTFTKGPYGLYVEDSSNNYFERITTHTNYESGMHLQNKISNTEIVFLDSYFNYDPRKNGRSADGISLKEGSGDGNIIRGARIWHNSDDGIDLWQFGSPVTILDCIVFENGFDRWDVGSKHEADGHGVKLGGGSSASDRTPVDHVVKNVISFGNKRRGFTDNNMPGDMTFERNTAYKNGEEGFNTRSSSATYTGNLAAENFGTTDTDDQYYFIDGVTSKGNSWDEGQTWSDASFVSVDTDSVTGSRAADGRLPAIVKDFLVPVDGEELGARVGDWAAGDASFSGASAQLIEGETEVDSIGCSTKLRRVRRA; encoded by the exons ATGTTGTCTGTGTTCAAGTTCTTGGTCGCCGCGGCTCCGGCAGTCCTGGCGGCTGATATCTTCGTTTCCACCGACGGATCGAGCAGTGGGAGCGGCTCCATCAGCTCGCCCTACTCGTCGATTCAAGACGCCGTTGATGCCGCCAGCCCCGGCGATACAATTCGTATCCGCGGCGGCACCTACAAGCCGTCCGAGAACATCTCGTTCCGCAAGAGCGGCACGTCCAGCTCCCCGTACACCGTGCGTGCCCacgatggcgaggaggtcATCCTGGATGGTGACAACCTCTTCGGAACCCCCGTCGAAGAGTACGAGGGCTCCCTTCCGAGCTCGAAAAGGGGCATTTTCCACATCCGCGGCGCCGACTACTGGCGGTTCTACAACCTGACCTTCACCAAGGGACCCTACGGTCTCTACGTCGAGGACTCGTCCAACAACTATTTCGAGCGCATCACGACTCACACCAACTACGAGTCCGGCATGCACCTCCAGAACAAGATCTCCAACACGGAAATCGTCTTTCTGGACTCCTACTTCAACTACGACCCGCGCAAGAACGGCCGTAGCGCCGATGGAATCTCGTTGAAGGAGGGATCGGGAGATGGCAACATCATCCGTGGAGCACGCATCTGGCACAACTCGGACGATGGCATCGACCTTTG GCAATTTGGCTCCCCCGTCACCATCCTGGACTGCATCGTGTTCGAGAACGGCTTCGACCGTTGGGACGTCGGCTCCAAGCACGAGGCGGACGGCCACGGCGTcaagctcggcggcggtagcTCGGCGTCGGACCGCACGCCCGTAGACCACGTCGTCAAGAACGTCATCTCCTTTGGCAACAAGCGGCGCGGCTTCACCGACAACAACATGCCGGGCGACATGACCTTTGAGCGCAACACGGCCTACAAgaacggcgaggagggcttCAACACGCGCTCTTCGTCTGCCACGTACACGGGCAACCTGGCGGCCGAGAACTTTGGCACCACCGACACGGACGACCAGTACTACTtcatcgacggcgtcacGTCCAAGGGGAACTCGTGGGACGAGGGACAGACGTGGTCGGATGCCAGCTTCGTCAGCGTCGACACGGACTCAGTCACCGGCTCTCGTGCGGCTGATGGGCGTCTCCCCGCGATCGTGAAAGACTTCCTGGTCCCTGTCGACGGAGAGGAGCTCGGCGCGCGCGTTGGCGACTGGGCTGCTGGGGATGCCTCGTTCTCTGGCGCCAGCGCTCAGCTGATCGAGGGCGAGACCGAGGTCGACTCCATTGGCTGCAGTACGAAGCTGAGACGCGTACGCAGGGCTTAG
- a CDS encoding L-serine ammonia-lyase: MNRPSIQRLTQLRGASARRASTRLVGPGCRTPSAANPTIRHGARCTTTSPATAAFASLQSPSSSSRRLFSSTAQRLNEEAEDEEDTGSYSEADHEHAVISTFDLFSIGIGPSSSHTVGPMRAGNIFVADLAEANLLHKVNKIRVSIYGSLALTGEGHMTPSALLLGLESADVETVDTAYVPERFTEIKNTKKLFLGQGLSDGKGKEVAFDYERDFVWEWGRKLPMHSNGMRFTVFDEDGYVLATNDMFSVGGGFVVNGALSINPDATSSSSSSSMIRAAESPDGSAEGTGRHPADLAENMFYKEIRRSDAAGDRRNGAEVKPLDEAKDDTMLLEGAQAGHLSPVASASSGNGIEGPESSETSGDGELSGPRYPFRDATSLLALCRKHNLTIAQLVYENEKSHGYTDEEIYHKLFKIWQVMDTSILESVQAPLDTKLPGSLKLHRRAPALYRRLTRGLYSTAGHTSPNPIDKGTGDKPSLPGASTGSPSPSTPAALSKPRRQGLTVGRRQPPRILGSLDHPITPSPSRRTTFPTMDYLTVYAIAVNETNAAGGRIVTAPTNGAAGIIPAVLKYTIEFISDDPERDIATFLLTAAAIGMLYKRGATISAAEGGCMAEVGVACSMAAGAFAACMGASPEAIEQAAEIGIEHNLGLTCDPIGGLVQAPCIERNALGAIKAISSANLALSSETGTQKVRLDDAIRAMRLTAKGMRNEFKETSLSGLATSVPFNIPVSVPDC, from the coding sequence ATGAACCGTCCTTCGATCCAGAGGCTCACCCAGCTGCGTGGGGCTTCGGCTCGACGCGCTTCAACGCGGCTCGTCGGCCCCGGATGCAGgacaccctcggcggccaaCCCGACGATTCGGCACGGGGCCCgatgcaccaccaccagcccggcgacggcggctttTGCGAGTCTGCagtcgccgtcatcgtcgtcgcggaGGCTGTTCAGCAGCACGGCGCAGAGACtcaacgaggaggccgaagatgaggaggacACGGGCAGTTATAGCGAAGCCGACCACGAGCATGCCGTCATCTCGACCTTTGACCTGTTCtccatcggcatcggcccgtcgtcgtctcaTACCGTCGGGCCCATGCGCGCCGGCAacatcttcgtcgccgaTTTGGCCGAGGCGAACCTGCTGCACAAGGTCAACAAGATCCGCGTGTCCATCTACGGCAGCCTGGCCCTGACGGGCGAGGGCCACATGACGCCTTCGGCTCTgctgctcggcctcgagagcgccgacgtcgagacggTCGACACCGCTTACGTGCCCGAGAGGTTCACCGAGATCAAGAACACCAAGAAGCTGTTCCTCGGCCAGGGTCTGTCGgacggcaagggcaaggaggtgGCCTTCGACTACGAGCGCGACTTCGTCTGGGAATGGGGCCGGAAGCTGCCAATGCACAGCAACGGCATGCGCTTCACCGTCTTTGACGAAGACGGCTACGTGTTGGCCACCAACGACATGTtcagcgtcggcggcggcttcgtcgtcaacggcgcccTGTCCATCAACCCGGatgcgacgtcgtcgtcgtcatcgtcctcgatgATCCGAGCGGCTGAGTCCCCAGACGGATCTGCTGAGGGAACCGGAAGACACCCGGCCGATCTGGCGGAGAACATGTTCTACAAGGAGATCAGACggtccgacgccgccggcgatcGTCGGAACGGTGCCGAGGTCAAGcctctcgacgaggccaaagATGACACGATgctgctcgagggcgcccAGGCCGGCCACCTCTCACCCGTAGCATCGGCATCGTCCGGCAACGGGATTGAGGGACCGGAAAGCAGCGAGACGTCCGGGGACGGGGAGCTGTCTGGTCCTCGGTACCCCTTCCGAGACGCCACGAGCCTGCTGGCGCTGTGCCGCAAGCACAACCTCACCATCGCCCAGCTCGTGTACGAGAACGAGAAGAGCCATGGCTacaccgacgaggagatcTACCACAAGCTGTTCAAGATCTGGCAGGTCATGGATACCAGCATCCTAGAGAGCGTGCAGGCGCCACTGGACACGAAACTGCCGGGCTCGCTCAAGCTTCACCGGCGAGCTCCGGCCCTGTACCGGAGGCTGACCCGGGGACTCTACTCCACGGCCGGCCACACCTCCCCCAACCCGATAGACAAGGGAACCGGCGACAAGCCTTCCCTACCGGGCGCATCGACCGggtcaccgtcgccgtcgacccctGCGGCACTGAGCAAGCCCAGGCGCCAGGGCCTCACCGTAGGACGGCGCCAACCTCCCCGGATCCTCGGCTCCCTGGACCACCCCATCACCCCGTCCCCTTCGCGACGCACCACGTTCCCTACCATGGACTATCTCACCGTctacgccatcgccgtcaacgagaccaacgccgccggcggacgCATCGTGACGGCCCCGACCAACGGCGCGGCCGGCATCATCCCCGCCGTGCTCAAGTACACCATCGAGTTCATCAGCGACGACCCGGAGCGCGACATCGCGACCTTCCTGCTCACGGCCGCTGCCATCGGCATGCTGTACAAGCGCGGCGCCACCATCTCCGCTGCCGAGGGCGGCTGCAtggccgaggtcggcgtcgcctgctccatggccgccggcgccttcgccgcctgcATGGGCGCCAGCcccgaggccatcgagcaggccgccgagatcggCATCGAGCACAACCTCGGCCTGACCTGCGACCCGATCGGGGGCCTCGTGCAGGCGCCGTGCATCGAGCGGAACGCCCTGGGCGCCATCAAGGCCATCTCGAGCGCCAACCTGGCCCTGAGCAGCGAGACGGGCACCCAGAAGgtccgcctcgacgacgccatccGCGCCATGCGCCTAACGGCCAAGGGCATGAGGAACGAGTTCAAGGAGACGAGTCTGAGCGGGCTCGCGACGAGCGTGCCTTTCAACATCCCCGTCAGCGTGCCCGACTGCTAA
- a CDS encoding major facilitator superfamily transporter, with protein sequence MLDPATQKRPVDTDAPAPVSDIEDSSISSAKDILEHEGEDPVLARKMRLVNDANDQIGWTPFHWKLFVLNGFGYAVDSLIALVQSVTNTGAFLELASSSTYRNAGTISLYVGLLVGAIFWGFGADIIGRRIAFNVTLLITALATIVSGASPNIASWGFFIALSAFGAGGNLVLDPTVFLEFLPSNKQWTVTALALWWGFGQALTGFIAWGFLTQDRWNCTAGQTCNWSNNPGWRYVSFTAGAFVFVTSVARVTIMRLKETPKYLLSVGRDADLVRNYQQIAQKYGGECSLTEEKLAACGKMKNAGQDRHTLKFVLNELVDHVRGLFVTRKMALSTTMVWMSWTLIGLAYPLFYVFLPSYLASRVPNSVETPYETWRNFTLTNISGIPGPIIAGYLANLPHVGRKYTMVIGALLSMALFFAYTAVKTADQNVGLSCAIACCINIYYGTLYAYTVEVFPSAHRATGNGIAVACNRLMGIVSAFVATSGDTTTAVPLYVCAALFGLMAGVSALFPFEPYGRRSS encoded by the exons ATGTTGGACCCGGCGACGCAGAAAAGGCCGGTCGACACCgacgcgccggcgcccgtgTCCGACATCGAAGACAGCTCCATCAGCTCGGCCAAGGATATCTTGGAACACGAGGGAGAGGACCCCGTACTGGCGAGAAAGATGCGCCTCGTCAATGAC GCTAACGATCAAATCGGTTGGACTCCATTTCACTGGAAGCTCTTCGTCCTCAACGGCTTCGGCTACGCCGTCGACTCCCTCATCGCGCTCGTGCAATCCGTCACCAACACCGGGGCGTTCCTGGAgctggcgtcgtcgtcgacgtaTCGCAATGCCGGAACCATCTCGCTCTACGTCGGACTGCTGGTCGGGGCCATCTTTTGGGGTTTCGGTGCCGACATCATCGGGAGGAGGATCGCATTCAACGTCACCTTGTTGATCACCGCCCTCGCGACAATCGTGTCGGGCGCCAGTCCCAACATCGCATCCTGGGGCTTCTTCATCGCCCTCTCGGCattcggcgccggcggcaacctGGTCCTCGACCCCACCGTCTTTCTCGAGTTTCTGCCCAGCAACAAGCAGTGGACGGTGACGGCCTTGGCTCTTTGGTGGGGGTTCGGACAAGCCTTGACAGGCTTCATTGCCTGGGGTTTCTTGA CCCAGGACCGATGGAACTGCACAGCAGGGCAAACTTGCAACTGGTCGAACAACCCCGGCTGGCGATACGTCTCGTTCACGGCCGGCGCTTTTGTCTTCGTCACCTCCGTCGCACGGGTGACCATCATGCGCTTGAAGGAGACGCCAAAGTACCTCCTCAGTGTCGGCCGAGATGCCGATCTTGTGCGCAACTACCAGCAGATAGCACAGAAGTACGGGGGAGAGTGCTCGCTcacagaagagaagctcGCGGCGTGCGGTAAGATGAAGAACGCGGGGCAAGACAGGCATACCCTCAAGTTCGTGCTGAACGAGCTGGTCGACCACGTCAGGGGCCTCTTCGTGACCAGGAAGATGGCGCTCAGCACCACCATGGTTTGGATGTCGTGGACTCTCATCGGTCTCGCCTATCCTCTATTTTACGTATTTCTTCC CTCTTACCTTGCATCGAGGGTTCCGAACAGCGTAGAGACACCTTACGAGACGTGGCGGAACTTCACGTTGACCAACATTTCCGGAATCCCGGGCCCGATCATTGCTGGCTACCTGGCTAATCTCCCCCACGTCGGCCGGAAGTACACGATGGTCATCGGGGCGCTCTTGTCCATGGCACTCTTCTTCGCCTACACTGCGGTGAAAACGGCCGATCAGAACGTCGGCCTGAGCTGCGCGATTG CATGCTGCATCAACATCTACTACGGTACCCTGTACGCGTACACGGTCGAGGTTTTCCCTTCGGCACACCGTGCCACGGGCAACGGCATTGCAGTCGCCTGCAACCGCCTGATGGGCATCGTTTCTGCCTTCGTCGCCACCTCTGGCGATACGACAACTGCCGTGCCTCTCTATGTGTGCGCAGCACTCTTTGGCCTGATGGCGGGCGTTTCGGCATTGTTTCCCTTTGAGCCATATGGAAGACGAAGCTCCTAA
- a CDS encoding Integral membrane protein, whose amino-acid sequence MSADVIFDIVSATICAILILVRCGYRLFWRCRAHETCHRTWHADDAYMAFALVPLIGRTTCISVSFYLNPTHTYAHAAEEAAAARGITVESLQEYYIISHKLLIPARIFYALLYVASYILR is encoded by the coding sequence ATGTCAGCAGACGTGATCTTCGACATCGTCTCGGCCACCATATGCGCCATTCTCATCCTCGTCCGCTGTGGATACCGCCTGTTCTGGCGATGCCGAGCCCACGAGACCTGCCACCGGACATGGCACGCCGATGATGCCTATATggccttcgccctcgtcccgCTCATCGGCCGCACGACCTGCATCTCGGTTTCCTTCTACCTCAACCCGACGCACACCTacgcccatgccgccgaagaggccgccgccgcgcgcgGCATCACTGTCGAGAGCCTCCAGGAGTACTACATCATCTCACACAAATTGCTCATCCCGGCGCGGATATTCTATGCGTTGTTGTACGTTGCCTCCTACATCTTGCGCTGA
- a CDS encoding Integral membrane protein: MAVFNIITDVALIIFPFPILRHVKLDGKVKFQLILLFSIAGLVVVITIMRLPMILNQAVSQRSRSMWASIEILCACVVANTAFFYALLKDYQRGHDSRVGGSSYAQQPDYYMQAIPSSDARKGSSRSDTLDVPDYWSRESRSSRSSSIPMIP; this comes from the exons ATGGCTGTTTTCAACATCATTACCGATGTCGCGCTCATCATCTTCCCCTTTCCCATTCTTCGGCACGTCAAGCTTGATGGCAAAGT AAAATTCCAGCTCATCCTCTTGTTCAGCATTGCGGGCCTTGTTGTCGTAATCACCATCATGCGACTTCCCATGATACTGAACCAGGCAGTATCGCAGAGATCTCGCTCCATG TGGGCCTCCATCGAGATACTCTGCGCCTGTGTCGTCGCAAACACGGCATTCTTCTACGCCTTGTTGAAGGACTACCAGCGAGGCCACGACTCGCGTGTCGGGGGTTCGAGTTACGCCCAGCAACCCGACTACTACATGCAAGCGATCCCGTCGTCCGATGCGCGCAAGGGTTCCTCGCGGTCGGACACGTTGGATGTTCCGGATTATTGGTCGCGAGAGAGCAGGTCTAGCAGGTCCAGCAGTATACCCATGATACCTTGA